NNNNNNNNNNNNNNNNNNNNNNNNNNNNNNNNNNNNNNNNNNNNNNNNNNNNNNNNNNNNNNNNNNNNNNNNNNNNNNNNNNNNNNNNNNNNNNNNNNNNNNNNNNNNNNNNNNNNNNNNNNNNNNNNNNNNNNNNNNNNNNNNNNNNNNNNNNNNNNNNNNNNNNNNNNNNNNNNNNNNNNNNNNNNNNNNNNNNNNNNNNNNNNNNNNNNNNNNNNNNNNNNNNNNNNNNNNNNNNNNNNNNNNNNNNNNNNNNNNGTAAGATTGAACGGCAACGAGAGGACTTCCACTGGAAACTTGCACACCAACTGACTGACGCATACGACGAAATCCGTCTAGAGGCCTTAAACCTACAGGGCATGAAACCCCTCTGGGGTCGCAAAGTTAGTGATTTAGCCTTTGCCGATTTCGTTAAGAAATTAGTGAATGTTGCTTCCAAAAAGGGTGTCAAAATCAGGTTCATTGAAAAATGGTATCCCTCATCTAAGACCTGCTCGGCTTGTGGTACTGTGAAGGAATCGTTGAATCTGCGCGATAGAACATGGCAATGCAGGGATTGTGGCACTACGCACGACCGTGATAGAA
The DNA window shown above is from Candidatus Poribacteria bacterium and carries:
- a CDS encoding transposase, with protein sequence KIERQREDFHWKLAHQLTDAYDEIRLEALNLQGMKPLWGRKVSDLAFADFVKKLVNVASKKGVKIRFIEKWYPSSKTCSACGTVKESLNLRDRTWQCRDCGTTHDRDR